A portion of the Toxoplasma gondii ME49 chromosome VIIb, whole genome shotgun sequence genome contains these proteins:
- a CDS encoding 26s proteasome subunit p55, putative (encoded by transcript TGME49_261210), with the protein MAQSTASAILKDDADGLGVNEGKMTEDFSQAASQLVDKISQLKQTTFVGPTNPIFDELFALEKKCRQANDGASGSRLCCFYLQNLEDLRKAGEEKDGVPVISVGFLCDQLVVLCKKRGQLKRVISDIVKLAVTWLTEMKKEDKVEVIETLKRITEGKIFVEVERARLVLMLAEMKEAEGKIDEAATILQEVQVETFGAMERREKTEYILKQMSLVLRRGDFIRCQIISKKISTKLLDNDEDLQDLKIRYYSLMIVYYLHEGMILDCCKAYQSIFITPSVQQKEDQWIKSLQCYILFLLLAPFDDEAKQLAQTVQTMEAKKLKEIPVFAQLLKDMTTVVLLSWPLPYEATLKAHEVFQNTPHEGGEGRWALLRRRVIQHNIRVIATYYSCIEMDRVASLLDITKDEAESEISELVCSNFIEAKIDRPAGTVEFGKRKGTFDRLNSWAADVTSLLDRVDLCSHLIQKERMVHAARAKNAALLARNAS; encoded by the exons ATGGCGCAGAGCACAGCTTCGGCGATTCTTAAGGATGATGCGGACGGGTTGGGGGTGAATGAAGGAAAAATGACGGAGGACTTCAGCCAGGCGGCGTCCCAGCTCGTGGACAAGATCTCGCAACTGAAACAG ACGACCTTCGTGGGTCCGACAAACCCAATTTTCGACGAGTTGTTCgctctggagaagaagtgCAGACAGGCGAACGATGGCGCGAGTGggtcgcgtctctgctgcttctaCCTGCAGAATTTGGAGGACCTGaggaaggcgggagaagagaaagacggagtTCCGGTGATCAGCGTCGGATTTCTCTGCGACCAACTTGTCGTGCTCTGCAAAAAGAGGGGTCAGTTGAAACGAGTTATCAGCGACATTGTCAAACTCGCAGTCACGTGGCTCACCGaaatgaagaaggaggacAAGGTCGAAGTGATCGAAACTCTAAAAAGAATCACCGAAGGGAAG ATCTTCGTCGAAGTGGAGAGGGCACGACTCGTCTTGATGCTCGCGGAGAtgaaggaggcagaagggAAGATCGATGAAGCTGCCACCATTCTTCAGGAGGTCCAG GTGGAGACCTTTGGAGcgatggagagaagggagaaaaccgAGTACATTCTGAAGCAAATGTCTCTAGTTCTGCGGCGCGGGGACTTTATCCGCTGCCAGATTATCAGCAAGAAAATCAGCACCAAGTTGCTGGACAACGACGAGGATCTTCAGGACCTCAAGATTCGTTACTACTCGCTGATGATCGTCTACTACCTGCACGAGGGCATGATACTCGATTGCTGCAAAGCCTACCAGTCCATCTTCATCACGCCTTCGGTTCAACAAAAAGAAGACCAGTGGATTAAG AGTCTTCAATGCTACATTCTCTTTTTGCTGCTCGCGCCCTTTGACGACGAAGCGAAGCAGCTCGCACAGACCGTCCAGACAATGG AGGCcaagaagctgaaggaaATACCTGTCTTCGC acAGTTGCTGAAAGACATGACGACTGtcgtgcttctctcttggcCGCTGCCGTATGAGGCGACTCTGAAGGCGCACGAGGTTTTCCAGAACACTCCACATGAAGG AGGTGAAGGACGCTGGGCGCTTCTGAGACGCCGCGTTATTCAACAT AATATTCGAGTTATTGCGACTTACTACAGCTGCATTGAGATGGACCGTGTTGCTTCGCTCCTCGACATCACCAAAGAC GAGGCAGAGTCTGAGATTTCCGAGCTCGTTTGCTCCAACTTCATCGAGGCGAAGATTGACAGACCCGCCGGCACCGTTGAGTTTGGCAAGCGGAAAGGCACCTTCGACCGCCTGAACTCGTGGGCGGCAGATGTGACCAG cCTGTTGGACCGCGTTGACTTGTGCTCACATCTGAtccagaaagagaggatGGTGCATGCGGCGCGAGCAAAGAACGCTGCGCTTCTGGCCCGAAATGCCAGCTGA
- a CDS encoding TBC domain-containing protein (encoded by transcript TGME49_261200), with amino-acid sequence MSFFFGASPGAEEEKDERSATEKASPRVSSLLASASETPGMPEDDPRGMSSLSGLSSFLPAAFSLPWKLSPERPGEEATYNRERDAFCEASQPPEPSSDHAYLSWPPLSHIDLHASSPSLRSCADTREGREGRNATGCEDRKRQDRREVNSTSVAKLELCGVPRRPSHRRSADALYRHQGVLGDCDPVVAPDFPSEDVGTSPSSALRQSSEVSRERQACVEDCALSGLSACSPASTVARKTQEKTEGQSVEWRKTEKREAGDESCDTGAQEAGEDEGQVGEETESGPEDAEDTCAPTERRERRQGESLHAFSAGQAKKEEELKPGNEGDRRKGVFRVTSLEGEGTPTEHLAPQTTLSSGFVPPRSPLCSSSSCSLSPSHCSLAMSSDRAEKQDEEEYDRYGFRVNAPERLRLKLREYSFKIQHETEERDNRWAEFVRRDPSVSDRRTLKRLVRRGIPDSLRQEIWARCLGSWTLREQHPTVFEEMTRKPVPQDVVEQIELDLLRTFPTNRRFRGKAGGVADLRQVLCAFAAYKPKINYCQSMNFLAATLLLFMPPDVAFWSLVQLIDSDVGGKGMKLAGYYTSGMAALRRDLKVLAILLKKKLPRVAQTLRRTQVGVDCLCAELFLSLYSSSVPIYTTFRIWDSLVLEGQKILFRIALAIFFMHEREIAALTSLEEVMTFWRGMIRHLVHRNELMTVAFTRIGRLSRRELSRLQVRMMHAVEAENRAYEARRSLRAPPDSSSVFPRQKAPLEGASPERQRLFFSLPWRRWSRLVEGDSPHTLASPLRRRGPKRTSSDGDPSPAKKRQNVPSAEETHALRRRRFFHAKSESDVACTPERGPEETHARPRRGRWSVLRPASAEKGETGDLVKRGSEVFGFRRRRSAG; translated from the exons atgtccttcttcttcggagcCTCTCCAGgggcggaggaagagaaggacgaacgaagcgcgacggagaaagcatccccgcgtgtctcctcccttcttgccTCCGCCTCTGAAACGCCAGGAATGCCGGAGGACGACCCTCGCGGCATGTCCTCGCTGTCTGGgctctcgtccttcctccccgcggccttctctcttccgtggAAACTCTCGCCAGAAAGGCCCGGCGAAGAGGCGACTTAcaacagggagagagacgccttcTGCGAAGCCTCGCAGCCTCCGGAGCCGTCCAGTGACCACGCTTATCTCTCCTGGCCTCCCCTGTCGCACATAgatttgcatgcgtcttctccttctcttcgatCGTGTGCAGACACGCGTGAAGGGCGTGAAGGGAGAAATGCGACTGGCTGtgaggacagaaagagacaggacagaCGCGAGGTGAATTCCACGAGCGTGGCGAAGCTGGAACTGTGCGGAGTCCCTCGTAGGCCTTCACATCGGCGCTCTGCCGATgcgctgtacagacaccagGGCGTCTTAGGAGACTGCGACCCCGTTGTCGCGCCAGACTTTCCCAGTGAGGATGTGGGGACGTCTCCGTCGTCAGCGCTGCGGCAGAGTTCCGAAgtgtcgagagaaaggcaagcGTGTGTCGAGGACTGCGCTTTGTCTGGCCTCTCTGCCTGTTCCCCTGCCTCCACTGTCGCTCGAAAGAcgcaagagaagacggaaggaCAAAGCGTCGAatggaggaagacagagaagagagaggccggCGACGAGTCTTGCGATACAGGAGCCcaggaggcgggagaagatGAGGGACAGGTTGGAGAGGAAACTGAGAGTGGAcctgaagacgcagaggatACCTGTGCTCCCACCGAAAGGCGTGAACGCCGCCAAGGAgaatctctgcatgcattctcAGCAGGAcaggcgaaaaaagaagaggaactgaaacccggaaacgaaggagatcGTCGAAAGGGTGTATTCCGAGTCACCTCTTTGGAGGGAGAAGGGACTCCAACTGAACACCTCGCTCCTCAAACCACGCTGTCGTCTGGATTTGTGCCTCCCCGTTCTcccctctgctcttcttcttcttgttctctctctccttctcatTGCTCTCTGGCCATGTCATCCGACAGAGCCGAGAAgcaggacgaggaggaatATGATCGCTACGGCTTCCGTGTTAACGCCCCCGAGAGGCTGAGGCTGAAGCTGCGCGAATATTCCTTCAAAATTCAACatgaaacagaagagagggacaACAG GTGGGCGGAATTTGTCAGGCGAGATCCTTCTGTTTCCGACCGTCGAACGCTCAAGCGGCTCGTGCGGCGCGGAATTCCTGATTCTCTCAG GCAGGAAATCTGGGCGCGGTGTCTGGGCAGCTGGACGCTGAGAGAGCAGCACCCGACTGTGTTCGAAGA GATGACTCGGAAGCCGGTTCCGCAGGACGTCGTGGAACAGATCGAACTCGACCTCCTACGCACTTTCCCCACCAACAGACGC TTTCGGGGCAAGGCGGGCGGCGTGGCAGATCTGCGGCAGGTCCTCTGTGCCTTCGCCGCATATAAGCCGAAAATCAACTACTGCCAGTCGATGAATTTTTTGGCGGCAACGCTGCTCCTGTTCATGCCCCCAGACGTCGCCTTCTGGTCTCTCGTCCAGCTCATTGACTCGGACGTGGGCGGCAAGGGAATGAAGCTCGCAGGCTACTACACTTCGGGCATGGCAGCTCTCCGGAGAGACCTGAAAGTCCTCGCGATTCtcttgaaaaaaaaactgcCAAGAGTCGCGCAAACCCTCAG ACGAACGCAAGTCGGCGtcgactgtctctgcgcAGAGTTATTTCTCTCCCTCTACTCGAGCTCAGTTCCC ATCTACACGACATTCCGCATCTGGGATTCCCTCGTTTTGGAGGGTCAGAAAATTCTCTTTCGAATCGCACTGGCCATCTTTTTTATGCATGAACGCGAAATCGCCGCCCTAACCTCCCTCGAGGAAGTGATGACTTTCTGGCGGGGGATGATTCGCCACCTG gTTCACCGAAACGAATTGATGACGGTGGCTTTCACGCGGATTGGACGTTTGTCGCGGCGGGAGTTGTCGCGGCTGCAGGTCCGAatgatgcatgcagtggaagCCGAGAACCGGGCGTACGAGGCTCGTCGGTCGCTGCGTGCTCCCCCTGATTCGTCCAGTGTCTTTCCACGCCAGAAAGCGCCACTCGAGGGCGCGTCTCCTGAGCGTcagcgcctcttcttttcgcttccgTGGCGCCGCTGGAGTCGTCTTgttgaaggagacagtcccCACACCCTCGCGTCGCCGCTGCGGCGTCGAGGCCCTAAACGTACCTCTTCGGACGGAGATCCTTCGCCCGccaagaagaggcagaatgTCCCTTctgcggaggagacacatgCGCTGCGAAGGAGGCGCTTCTTCCACGCAAAAAGCGAAAGCGACGTTGCATGCACCCCGGAGCGCGGACCTGAGGAGACCCATGCGAGACCCAGACGCGGGCGCTGGAGTGTCCTCAGACCCGCGAGCgccgagaagggagagactgGCGACCTAGTCAAGCGAGGCAGCGAAGTCTTTGGATtccgcagaagacgcagtgCCGgatga